AGATTAgatttcaaaaaaagaaaaagaagggtATTAGATTTTATCacgaagaagagagagagagagagagaatgtaaATAAAGGTTATACTAGCTGAAAGCACAAGCAAACAGTCTAAAGATAGATTAGAACACGATTAGTGATACAGAATCCAAAGCGAAACTTCCATTTCGCAACGTCAACATTATGCAGTTAAAATTTCATAACAAATAAAGTAATTCCATATCTGTTTGTGCTTTTTAGCGCCCTTTTCCAAACCCCGCACTTTGGACACACAGCATCTGTAGGTATCACTAATCACTCAAAAGGAACCTTGTCATTGGACGTTGTAAAATACACTCAATCAAGAACAAATTCTTAGACAGCATACAAGCAAAAGTCTGCAGAGTGTATTCACAAATCAAGCATATGGATCATTTGGACTAGCTGTCTCATGTCGGTCACTCATTTTCTCAACTGTACAACAAAATTTGTTCACAGTTGCATTGTGACCAAGTCACAGTTGGTCACACATAAATAATAGTATCCTTACAAGTAACCAATAAAAAGATAGATGAGCAGACCGGATAGAGAAAAAGAGGGGGAGAAAAGAGAGGGAGAGCTACCTGAACGATCAGTAAAGGTAGTGTGCCACCATGCTCCCTTCCAATCATTCTGTGCGCTAGAATAATCTCCTGACATGGAAAAATGTTTACTTACTATTAGAgaaatttacttaaaaaaatacaattaagcATAATAAGGAgaagtaaaataaaagtaacCTAATATGACTACAACTAAAGTAGAAGTTGGTTTTAATAGCAAGCTCAACCCTGTGAAATAAGTGAACGTTATACACAAAAAGGTTAAAGTGTACCCAGAGCACAAAGATCCTTGTTGTGCCATAATCCAAGGAGAATCATCTCAACTCAACTCTTTTTTTGATTGAGGTGGTTTTCATGCTCATTCATAAAAGTGCAAACTTACAATTGAGGCAAGGGTCGGTTCACAAACAATTATATATAAGCTTACATAAATTTTGACTTAAGAGACACCTAAACTAATCTGAAGCTTCATAGATAGAGCTTTCGACAGAAAAATGGAAAATGATAATCCTGTTCCTTTTTCGATCAGATGAACTAGAGATTTATATAGCAAGAAGGCTTACAGTTATTTTGACCATTACTCGTGATTGGAATCTACCATATTCTTTTGATATAGACTAGAATATCCTCGAAGGTAGCTTTAAACAGGCTGGGCTGAAGAAAAGCCCAAGCTTGGCCTGATTATTAGGATGAGCTCAAACTCagctcaaatttaaaataaaataagcagCATTCAAGCCAATGCAGCCCAAATTACTCGACAAGCATTTTCatctttcatttgttttaaaaagAGGGTAAAGCCAATGCAAAGAACGAGTGCCATTTAGAGTATGACTGAGCTTTACTAGGAACATTATATCAAATGGCCAAAGGGAAGAcaagttatttaaaaattcatgAACTGATAGTAAAACATTCAAATATGGATTaagcatatttctgaatttccTTAGAGAATATTTAACGTTGAGGATGACGTGATTAATATATCATGATCTCTGTAAAGTCCTTTGGGCAGATATCAATATAAAGGCGTGAAAAAAGCAAGATTAGATTTTCTATGAGTAGATCATGAAATTTACATCATGGTGCCCCCTGTTGCTTTATTTAGTTCCTTAACCCacttttttttcccttctttcTCAAGATATAAACACGTTCAgtttcacattaaaaaaaatatcagtaGTAGAACTATATGCTAGAAATACCTGAAGGACCAGTTCCATCAATAAATCTACAGTGTGGATTCCATGCATATAGATCAACCAAATTACCAAACCTGTTCAAAGAGAAATTCATAAATAACACATAAAGATCAACTAAGGAAATTATGCAAGCATCCACCAACAGAAACATCCTACTCCAATGTTTTGATAATCAAGAAGTTAATATTGTATCACCTGTCACCACCATTTCCATCTCCATTGTCCATTGGATTCCCACCATAGAGCCGTCCAGGAATAGCATTTCCAATTGAAAAGTGCATAATGTCAACTTCGTGACCTTTGCAAGTTTTGTTGGTGCAAGAATTAGTTCCTTCCTTACAGCCACCCATCTAAAAACACACATTTCCCATATAAAGGAAAAGAGCAGGAatattgaaaaggaaaagaccaggaATATTAACTTTCAAATGTTGAAAAACAACAACACAATAATCAATGAAGCAACTTACATTGTGATAGGCAGCATGGTCACCGATTGGAAACATGAGAGCCACGGATGGGCATTTATTGTTATTGCTGCGGTAAAGAAAAGTTCAATCCAATAAAATACTTCTCTGATAAGTCAAAGCACCAGCAATCTGATCTAACTAACATGCACTCCCCTGATTATCTCAAAAGCATAGAATACAAACTCAGATGAAATAAAATCTTCGTCCACAATGAAATAGGTTGCAAAAACTTAAGCAAGCACATAAATTGTTTTCctcaaaaaagggaaaaaaaactcttaatatgactttatgtgtatcaaattaaaataatttatagacaGGAGAAAACTATATACACCATGAAGGATTGGCCTACATGGATTAGATAGCAATTCACTTCAAACAGCCAGCTACAGGCTTAGGCCCTGTTTGGATGATGTTTTCTCATGCTTCCATTACTGTATGGTTTCCATGGTATTGTTTCCATTGTATGGTTTTATAATGTATTGTGAATTTGTGATatataatatttgcaaaaattatatattttatcatgGTTCTATAACCATTAATAGTTTGGTTTGATTGTATAGTATtattctaaataataattaaattacctAAATACCCTCATTCATTTTTCATGCAACTTGACCTAAATACCTAAATAATAATCAAATTCCtcacttttaataatttaatacacATTTTATATTCATTCCCATTCACAAAGAGCTGTACAATTTATGTTTAAAAaccatattaaatattattaaatatttgataataaCATGATATTCACAAGATGATATATTAATGAGGGTGATTATTAGGTTTGAGAGGTTGGTTTGgttagttaaaataaataattattgtaaGGGTAAATTGGTCATGTAAAAAATATACGAGGGTAAAAGAGGaaacaaatttttttataacaatgCAAAACGACTAATTTCATGATTACAGAACCATGTAATTTAATCACCAAAAACCATAGAATATACAAATCTTTCCAAACAGGGTTATCTAGAAacccatagaaaaacataatcCAAACAACACCTTAATGTCTGACATGTTAAAATGGATCAAACACATAAAGAAACCAAAATATAACAAATTCTTGAAAAAGATAAGATCCATATTCTGCTATTTTTCTGTATGAAGGAAACTTACCTTTTTGAGTAGGCATAGTTCCCATCAACTTGCAACAAGAAGAACACGTCTTTACCATCGTGCAACGCCTACAATAACCCGAACTTATCTCATtaggaaaataataataataaaaaaaagaaagtaaaaagaTAAATCTAACACTGGATCCATAGAATACACCAATTTGTAACTAATTTAAGCATTTCAGTGCACATAGGAAATCCCACAAACACTTGCAATTCAAATAGAGattttttaattgagacatacCTTAACGGTCATTTTTCCACCTTTATACTCTTTATCCTCATCCGGGTCCAGAGCAGGAAGAAGAGAGAATTCGAAGCCATCAATGTCCTTCCAATCGTCGGCGTGGCCATCGAGGGTGACAAGTCCGGGCCTGAACTCGGCTTGCACTCGGATTCCCGCGTCGGACTCACAGATCCACTCACCCGACTCCTGGTGAGAGCAGGCCCACCCGATCAAAACAGAACCCAGAACCAATAAGACCAATGAAACTCGAACCATTGTAAGGGATGAAGCTTCCTTGCTGGATAAAGACGGCGCTGGGTCAGCCTGTTCTTGGCCTGCATTCCTCAGGCGACTCTAGCTCGTGCATACTTGGTGGTGGACTTTGGATTATTAAAGAATATCAAACAGATAAAAAAGGTTGGTACTAATTTTCAGTCTTGTACTACTCGATAGACTTAGAACTCCAGAAGCGTTGACGAATGGCGCCTCCAAACGagacttttttataaaataccgttttttgcttttttttttttttttttttaactatatttAGGCTATTCGCtcgatttaattaaaaataaatcatttattttctactgaattaattttaaaaatgataatctggttagatattaaatattaaatatacatTGCGtaactttattaaaaaatagcTTTTACcattctaaattaaatttaatatttttaaacaaaataaaaataatataatcacattaaaacttaaatatttttatgataatctatttttattaccttaaattgaattttaacagcaattatatttttttaggaggagagattttttaaaaaaatatttatattgtgaatttcatttttttaatatgaaattaaaaatataaattaattaaatacgtGAATTTTAGccactaaattttttattaatatattattcatatataattattgaatgcaattaatataaatttaacatttgataataataaatataattaattgtaaattaaatatgtatattttttaatttgaattttcaaaatatgTATCCAGCTATTTTGACTGAAGTCATGTAGTGGCATTTTACTTGTGCTTTGTACGAGCAGCCATCTTTAGGATTGTACTAATTTCGCAAAAAATTGGTACGATTCCTCAACTCCCACTCTCTTTGGCTTgcctcactttttttttttttttcaaagatgGATATTATCATTAAGGCCTTATACCACTAAGAGAAtacactttctttttttttttccttgtggCCCTAGGCCTTTCCTTTATATGGGCTGGGTAGTTTGGATTTTTAATTGGTTTATATTCAGAAGTCATAGCCTTCCGTtgcaaaaatatatatttttaatacttctatcattctataatttttttcactttattttatatgtatatattaaaaaatataatttttttattaatttttaaatgtaaccattttaaatatattaaatattattaaatattataataactttttaaaaataataaaataataataaattaatacaaattATAAGATGAATAgagtattaaattttaaataaattattatgtgattgtatactaatattatttttatagcctTTAGTtgcaaaaatatatatttttaatattttttcattttataatttttatttattttaatttttgtatatattaaaaaatatttttttattaatttttaaatatattcattttaaatacattaaattttattaaatattaaaatatattttaaaaaatttcttaaaaataaaataaaataaaatataattataatactcaattgatatattttgtagtttaacaataattttgaaataattaaaaataaaagatagataaaaattataagatggagcaaatattaaattttaaataaattattatacaattgtatactaatattatttttataaaataattttaaaattaaatagttaaattattttaaacataaaaattgaattttaagaaatttattgatttcataCACTGGCATAAggtataagaaaaaaaaagactaatatatgaaataaataataaaaataataaataaataaaccttatattttataatttaatctcaaccttaaatatatttttaaattagacatattaaattaattatacaaGGTTCATGAATTGTTTTTTATAAGCTCAACCATCTTATTATATCAGCAGCTAACACTCTATTCATAGCCAGGACATGCTATTGTTTACTAGACCAAATCAAACTTAATTATTAAGTAACACTTACCCGAatgtatttaattatattaattttatttgaaataattattCAATCTTCATGcatgatttatattttttttcttaatttaaaatcaataattttataaatatttaattttatttatttatttattttttaataattatttctctttaaataaaataatttaatctattatataattttcatttaaaataaattataaactacAAAACATGAcaatatagtaaaatatttataaagggAGATTTGATCAATTTAAGATTTGATTTATTGATAAAGCTGGAACTTTCCCAACGAACCGAGTAAGAAAttaataaagggaaaatacagtaataaagggaaaataccaTCATCCGATAAAACTAAAATTCCGATACTTTAACATTTGGTTTATGGATAAATttcgttattttttatatttatataaagttattattattaaacacACTTTTATTTCGCCTCAAATTATGAGATTATCGACTCATTCGCCAGCAATTCTTTTATCGAGTattcatatatattattatcgaattcacaataaatattatatttatcttcattatttttttatattataaaataaaaattatcaccaaaataaaaatatacaattaaTTCTACTTAAACTCTAAAtaacttattaatttatttttttaaaatattaacataaatGTCAGAATAAATGCCGTGAATATTTATCATcacttcttattttcttttagcaGGATGAAATGAATCGgaatttaattctattttgaTAGCATGGTCAAACTATcaagtaatttttaattttcattttaaaataaaatgaaacttTTCATCGTTTTATAAtacttcatttaaaattttttatatataaattgaatcCTATCAAAAAGTAAaagatatgtaaaataaaatgaaacttttcataattttataataatttatttaaaattttttatatataaattgaattatatcaaaaagttcttttaatttaaaataaaaaataacaaaataaaaacaattcatttacattttttgcaaaattttgaattttaaacaagGATATGATCAAATAGCAACTTCCTTGAACATTGatattgtttttctttcagatgTATCTGTCCCACTAGTTTCGTCTTTTACTTAATCATCTGGATTGAAACAACAACATTTCATTGTTTCATTCCCTATTGCTCGTGGTAAATTGCGTGGCCCTCGTAAGTTTAGTTTTAATATACTCTTACATTAATctctgatttttttaaaaaaaatagaaagttgattttttattctaactaaataaatatttaataaattaaaattatattttcataaattttaagtttaattaaattacaattgatttaatataattatgttaaatttaaatctgttaaatgtatattttatttatattaaatataaataatgtatTAGTGAATATTTTAACTACTAGATATAAATATTAcactaaatattatttagttcaaatgtgttattttttgaataattattttttaaaaaataatttaattaggtTGGAGAG
The Manihot esculenta cultivar AM560-2 chromosome 1, M.esculenta_v8, whole genome shotgun sequence genome window above contains:
- the LOC110613380 gene encoding uncharacterized protein LOC110613380 — protein: MVRVSLVLLVLGSVLIGWACSHQESGEWICESDAGIRVQAEFRPGLVTLDGHADDWKDIDGFEFSLLPALDPDEDKEYKGGKMTVKALHDGKDVFFLLQVDGNYAYSKSNNNKCPSVALMFPIGDHAAYHNMGGCKEGTNSCTNKTCKGHEVDIMHFSIGNAIPGRLYGGNPMDNGDGNGGDRFGNLVDLYAWNPHCRFIDGTGPSGDYSSAQNDWKGAWWHTTFTDRSGFVEEDSPYGSDGQKGIYFFEFSRPLRTMDRLQQDAQFTISGSSKMSVAFWYPVDGNPWYGSSHYSVNCDWIPLDISPGSSTLTTSSPGSWGDVASAFALLFSVVSVCLSVFVGYRLARPNGLHFTPMGITMENR